A single Vanacampus margaritifer isolate UIUO_Vmar chromosome 14, RoL_Vmar_1.0, whole genome shotgun sequence DNA region contains:
- the surf6 gene encoding surfeit locus protein 6, which translates to MNLAARDSYLQKLTSKVLNQREQEPKKRPFVHFNGKKDGGPPQKKKKCKKKSFKDEKHKATPPNKSRPSAHNGHLKVNTTRTVDQGVNVKATFSSFDVLRKRLHEKIEEAKVQGAPKQALSEAVQAKRAKRKLERERKKQKKKEFRLKKLAEAKAQSKQAEVKQEVTHKQEVAPVGMAKRQESAVIFNTVETVEEEFVDKGQKKKAKKQHVKGQITPLTGCNYKQLLSRVEARKDKLDKLRETDEAKAQEVEARMKWTNALYKAEGIKIKDDEGMLRTALANKEKKRNRRKKQWDERSHMVVEKMQKRQDKRRKNIQKRKTAKVEKKKRKARKKGRVLVEDLEKANL; encoded by the exons ATGAATCTCGCAGCAAGGGACTCGTACCTCCAGAAACTGACTAGTAAAGTGTTAAATCAACGGGAGCAAGAACCAAAGAAGAGGCCATTCG TTCATTTTAACGGCAAGAAAGATGGTGGTccaccacagaagaagaaaaagtgcaaAAAGAAGTCATTCAAAGATGAGAAGCATAAAGCGACACCTCCAAACAAGTCCCGTCCATCAGCACACAACGGACACCTGAAAGTGAATACAACACGAACGGTAGATCAAG GAGTAAATGTTAAGGCCACCTTCTCCTCCTTTGATGTTCTTCGGAAGAGGCTGCATGAGAAGATTGAAGAAGCTAAAGTACAG GGAGCCCCTAAGCAGGCTCTATCGGAAGCGGTCCAGGCCAAGCGGGCAAAGCGGAAACTGGAGCGCGAGCGCAAGAAGCAAAAGAAGAAGGAGTTCCGCTTGAAGAAGTTGGCCGAGGCCAAAGCCCAAAGCAAGCAGGCCGAGGTTAAGCAGGAAGTAacgcacaaacaggaagtggccccGGTGGGCATGGCCAAACGACAGGAGAGCGCCGTGATCTTCAACACGGTGGAGACGGTGGAGGAGGAGTTCGTGGACAAGGGCCAGAAGAAGAAGGCCAAGAAGCAGCACGTCAAAGGCCAAATCACGCCGTTGACGGGATGCAACTACAAGCAGCTGCTGAGCCGGGTGGAGGCGCGCAAGGACAAACTGGACAAGCTGCGGGAGACGGACGAGGCCAAGGCCCAAGAGGTGGAGGCCAGGATGAAGTGGACCAATGCGCTGTACAAGGCCGAGGGCATCAAGATCAAGGACGACGAGGGCATGCTGCGCACCGCCCTAGCCAACAAGGAGAAGAAGCGCAACAGGCGCAAGAAGCAGTGGGACGAGCGCAGCCACATGGTCGTGGAGAAGATGCAGAAGAGGCAGGACAAGCGGCGCAAGAACATCCAGAAGAGGAAGACCGCCAAGGTGGAGAAGAAGAAGCGCAAGGCCAGGAAGAAGGGCCGAGTTCTGGTCGAGGACTTGGAGAAAGCCAACTTGTAG
- the surf1 gene encoding surfeit locus protein 1 — MFSLNTLVVSYSKVLTTLKHTNVHVKRTLYLRRTPLFIRTNGRWMGQRHSSSSVAATGEDTFLKWFLLLIPATTFGLGTWQVKRRQWKLQLIDELSRLTTADPIPLPIDPLELTGLEYRRVRVRGRYEHDKELYVLPRSPVDPEKEAREAGRLSSSGETGANVVTPFHCTDLGITILVNRGYVPRQRIQPDSRMKGQVEGEVEVVGVVRLTEPRKPFVPNNDPDRNRWHFRDLEAMSDVTGAQPIFIDADYASTIPGGPVGGQTRVTLRNEHMQYIITWYGLCATTAYMWYAKFIKRIKM, encoded by the exons ATGTTTTCGCTAAACACGCTGGTGGTGTCTTACAGCAAAGTGTTGACGACTTTAAAACAC ACAAATGTTCACGTCAAGAGGACTCTTTACCTGCGTAGAACGCCTCTCTTCATACGAACAAATG GCAGGTGGATGGGACAGCGGCATTCGTCCAGTTCTGTGGCGGCGACCGGAGAAGACACTTTTCTTAAATGGTTCCTGCTGCTCATCCCGGCTACTACATTTGGCCTCGGAACCTGGCAG GTGAAGCGTCGGCAGTGGAAATTACAACTGATCGACGAGCTGAGCAGACTCACCACGGCCGACCCCATACCACTTCCAATCGA CCCCCTGGAGCTAACAGGCCTGGAGTACAGGCGGGTGCGAGTGCGCGGCCGCTACGAGCACGACAAGGAGCTGTACGTCCTGCCACGTTCGCCTGTCGACCCTGAGAAGGAGGCCAGGGAGGCGGGGCGGTTGTCGTCCAGCGGCGAGACGGGCGCAAACGTGGTCACGCCGTTTCACTGCACGGACCTCGG TATCACCATCCTGGTGAACCGAGGCTACGTCCCCAGGCAGAGGATTCAACCAGACAGCAGGATGAAGGGCCAG GTGGAGGGCGAGGTGGAGGTGGTCGGGGTGGTTCGGCTGACAGAGCCCCGCAAACCCTTCGTGCCCAACAACGACCCCGACAGAAACCGGTGGCACTTCCGTGACCTGGAAGCCATGTCGGATGTGACGGGAGCGCAACCGATCTTCATTGACGCCGACTATG CCAGCACCATCCCGGGCGGGCCAGTCGGCGGGCAGACGAGGGTGACGCTGAGGAATGAACACATGCAGTACATTATCACCTG GTATGGCCTGTGTGCAACCACCGCCTACATGTGGTATGCAAAGTTCATCAAGaggattaaaatgtaa